The following proteins come from a genomic window of Pseudomonas sp. WJP1:
- a CDS encoding glycosyltransferase: protein MSSRKFGLNLVVVLAIAALFTGFWALINRPVTAPNWPEQISGFSYSPFQQGQFPQKEQYPTDDQMRRDLEIMSKLTDNIRTYSVDGTLENIPKLAEEFGLRVTLGIWISPDQERNEREIARAIEIANSSRSVVRVVVGNEAIFRKEITAAELSVILDRVRAAVKVPVTTSEQWHVWEEHPELAKHVDLIAAHVLPYWEFIPMDKAGQFVLDRARDLKKMFPKKPLLLSEVGWPSNGRMRGGADASPADQAIYLRTLVNKLNRQGFNYFVIEAFDQPWKVSDEGSVGAYWGVFNAARQQKFNFEGPVVAIPQWRVLAIGSVVLALLSLTLLMIDGSALRQRGRTFLTFIAFLCGSVLVWIGYDYSQQYSTWFSLTVGFLLALGALGVFIVLLTEAHELAEAVWIHKRRREFLPVEGDSSYRPKVSIHVPCYNEPPEMVKQTLNALANLDYPDFEVLIIDNNTKDPAVWEPVRDYCETLGPRFKFFHVAPLAGFKGGALNYLIPHTAKDAEVIAVIDSDYCVHPNWLKHMVPHFADPKIAVVQSPQDYRDQNESTFKKLCYAEYKGFFHIGMVTRNDRDAIIQHGTMTMTRRSVLEELGWADWCICEDAELGLRVFEKGLSAAYYHDSYGKGLMPDTFIDFKKQRFRWAYGAIQIIKRHTRSLLRGKDTELTRGQRYHFLAGWLPWVADGMNIFFTVGALLWSAAMIIVPQRVDPPLLIFAIPPLALFVFKVGKIIFLYRRAVGVNLKDAFCAALAGLALSHTIAKAVLYGFFTSSIPFFRTPKNADNHGFWVAISEAREEVFIMLLLWGAALGIFLVNGMPSNDMRFWVTMLLVQSLPYLAALIMAFLSSLPKPTAETETVPAV, encoded by the coding sequence ATGTCATCGCGTAAATTTGGACTCAACCTGGTGGTGGTGCTCGCCATCGCTGCCTTGTTTACCGGCTTCTGGGCGCTGATCAATCGCCCGGTGACCGCGCCCAACTGGCCCGAACAGATCTCCGGCTTCTCGTACTCACCTTTCCAGCAGGGTCAATTCCCACAAAAAGAGCAGTACCCGACCGACGATCAAATGCGTCGCGACCTGGAGATCATGAGCAAGTTGACGGACAACATCCGTACTTACTCGGTGGACGGCACACTGGAGAACATCCCGAAACTGGCGGAAGAATTCGGCCTGCGGGTCACACTGGGGATCTGGATCAGCCCGGACCAGGAACGCAACGAACGGGAAATCGCCCGCGCCATCGAAATCGCCAATTCTTCGCGCAGCGTCGTGCGCGTCGTTGTCGGTAACGAAGCGATTTTCCGTAAGGAAATCACCGCCGCCGAACTGAGTGTGATCCTTGATCGCGTCCGCGCCGCGGTGAAGGTGCCGGTGACCACGTCCGAACAGTGGCACGTCTGGGAAGAACACCCGGAACTGGCCAAGCACGTCGACCTGATCGCCGCCCACGTGCTGCCCTACTGGGAATTCATCCCGATGGACAAGGCCGGGCAGTTCGTCCTCGACCGCGCCCGCGACCTGAAAAAGATGTTCCCGAAAAAACCGTTGCTGCTGTCTGAAGTGGGCTGGCCGAGCAACGGCCGCATGCGCGGTGGCGCCGATGCATCACCGGCAGACCAGGCGATCTATCTGCGCACCCTGGTCAACAAGCTCAACCGCCAGGGTTTCAACTACTTCGTGATCGAAGCCTTCGACCAGCCGTGGAAGGTCAGCGACGAAGGTTCGGTAGGCGCTTACTGGGGTGTGTTCAACGCCGCGCGCCAACAGAAATTCAACTTCGAAGGCCCGGTGGTCGCCATTCCGCAATGGCGCGTGCTGGCCATCGGTTCGGTGGTATTGGCGCTGCTGTCGCTGACCCTGCTGATGATCGACGGCTCGGCCCTGCGCCAGCGTGGCCGCACCTTCCTGACCTTTATCGCATTCCTCTGCGGTTCGGTGCTGGTGTGGATCGGCTATGACTACAGCCAGCAATACAGCACCTGGTTCAGCCTGACGGTGGGTTTCCTGCTCGCCCTCGGCGCGCTCGGGGTGTTCATTGTGTTGCTGACCGAGGCCCACGAACTGGCCGAAGCGGTGTGGATCCACAAGCGGCGCCGGGAATTCCTGCCGGTGGAAGGCGATTCCAGCTATCGCCCGAAAGTCTCGATCCATGTGCCCTGCTACAACGAGCCGCCGGAGATGGTCAAACAGACCCTCAACGCCCTGGCGAACCTCGACTATCCGGACTTCGAAGTCCTGATCATCGACAACAACACCAAGGACCCGGCGGTCTGGGAACCGGTGCGCGACTACTGCGAAACCCTCGGCCCGCGCTTCAAGTTCTTCCACGTCGCACCTTTGGCAGGTTTCAAGGGCGGCGCGCTGAACTACCTGATCCCGCACACCGCCAAGGATGCCGAAGTGATTGCGGTGATCGACTCCGATTACTGCGTGCATCCGAACTGGCTCAAGCACATGGTGCCGCACTTCGCCGACCCGAAAATCGCCGTGGTGCAGTCGCCGCAGGATTACCGCGACCAGAACGAAAGCACCTTCAAGAAGCTCTGCTACGCGGAATACAAAGGCTTCTTCCACATCGGCATGGTTACCCGAAATGACCGTGACGCGATCATCCAGCACGGTACCATGACCATGACCCGGCGCTCGGTGCTCGAAGAACTGGGCTGGGCCGACTGGTGCATCTGCGAAGACGCCGAACTGGGCTTGCGCGTATTCGAAAAAGGCCTGTCGGCGGCGTATTACCACGACAGCTACGGCAAGGGCCTGATGCCCGATACCTTTATCGACTTCAAGAAACAGCGTTTTCGCTGGGCCTATGGTGCGATTCAGATCATCAAGCGTCACACCCGCAGCCTGCTGCGCGGCAAGGACACCGAACTGACCCGCGGCCAGCGCTACCACTTCCTCGCGGGCTGGTTGCCGTGGGTCGCAGATGGCATGAACATCTTCTTCACCGTTGGCGCGCTGTTGTGGTCGGCGGCGATGATCATCGTGCCGCAACGGGTCGATCCGCCGCTGTTGATTTTCGCGATCCCGCCATTGGCCCTGTTCGTGTTCAAGGTCGGCAAGATCATCTTCCTCTACCGTCGCGCCGTAGGCGTGAACCTCAAGGATGCGTTCTGCGCGGCGCTGGCGGGACTCGCGTTGTCGCACACCATCGCCAAAGCGGTGCTGTACGGCTTTTTCACCAGCAGCATTCCGTTTTTCCGCACACCGAAGAATGCCGATAACCACGGCTTCTGGGTGGCGATTTCGGAAGCCCGGGAAGAGGTGTTCATCATGCTGTTGCTGTGGGGTGCGGCGCTGGGAATCTTCCTGGTGAACGGCATGCCGAGCAACGACATGCGCTTCTGGGTCACCATGTTGCTGGTGCAGTCGCTGCCGTACCTGGCGGCGCTGATCATGGCGTTCCTCTCCTCTCTGCCGAAACCGACCGCCGAAACCGAAACGGTGCCAGCGGTCTAA